DNA sequence from the Falco biarmicus isolate bFalBia1 chromosome 5, bFalBia1.pri, whole genome shotgun sequence genome:
CCTTTAAAGAGCTTTCAGTATGTAGCTCTTCAAAGCAACAGTCAGATTTTTGCAAacaccagcagcaaaacaaacttACCTGTAGGAAGAACTGgtaattgttttccttccagtttaTCCAAATCTGTAGTAAATAACGGGATTCTGGGATCGTCATATGCAACGATGTCCCTTTATAATATACATaagattttgaaattattattttttattatttacaataacatttatatattttgttattttatgtaagtttatattttaatttagtagtagtatttattattatttatcatTATTCTAATTCAGCAGTTACAACCAAAATGGAATTGACTTTCTAACAAAATAAGGTAAGGTGGCGTCTATGGTGCAGTAACTGGTAAAGCTTTATGTAGAAGACTTGCCTCTGTttcatgattattttaaaaaataaaaaaattaatgagaagTTTCTTTGTGTAACTCATCTGTTTTCCCTCTTGGGCTGTCAGGATTTCCAGCTATACAAGATGTACagtttatgaaattaaaatgaagtgtaaacatttgtatttttgtctCAGTCCtacccccccccttttttttttttcttctgtgcatcAGTGATCAAGTCTTTCTGCACACCTGTACAGTCACCTGTTTAAAAGGTATTTATCCAGTTGTCATATGACAACTAGGTTTTATCTCTATCAACAGTGATTTAGTAGGTTTAAGTGACACAAATCTTTCTGATTGATAGACAGGTAATTTGAGACCAACTTTCTCACAGCAagactacaaaaaaaccctgttttgAATATTATCTATCATGgtttcaacagaaataattatctATGAAGTGTTCAGGCAAGCCCTTGCAAGGAGCGTACAACTAGATAGGTGTCTTAACACTCAGCCTTCACAGAAAGGACCATGGAAGAAATAAGGTTAGGTTCAACTTCAGCTAGCTGCATAAAAACCACAAGGGAGATGCACAGAGATTCCTCCCTACTTATGCTCCAGTCCATATGTATGTCCTGTGGGTCCATCTAATAGTTCTTGTACTTAGCCATCCCACATATACTCTGTGTTGTCAATTCAAGTGTAATTTCCTTTATCCTCCTTCCTTACCAATTGACATTCTGAGGTCGAATGATAATCTTCCTGTATGCTCCAGAAAGTGAATAATCTCTGATCTTATGCCTCATGTTGTTGATATCAAGATTGTCAGCTAGTAGCATTTCCTTATAGGCCTCACCAACtgcaagagaggaaaatatttaaaagcgGAGAGCGTAGTGCAACTGATTGAAACAGCCTGTTTTCATGGATAGTTCCTTCCTTTATATTTAGTAGCTTCCAGCACATATGGGATGTCACACAGAagtgtaaaataaattactgcaAATATTACCTACAATATTTGCTTCTACAACCCGATTAGTACAGGCAGTAACCAAGAAAGAATCTTAGTAAATCCAAATTTCATCAAAACCCaacatttacaaaattattttattgacaTCTCATACATGTGTTCAGTTATCTAAACTTCTTAAGATCATCTCAGGtattggggggaggggggggaggccAGACTACCTATTGCTCTAtctttgaaaaagcagcagagtgaAATGACTTGAGAGCCCTCTGAAGAAATAGCTGGCAGGGACCTTTAAGTACACTGCCAACAGAAGAAGTAATTATATTACAATCTTGTATCCTGAAGTGAGCATGCACACTTAGGGAAGGCAACGGAAATACAGGAATATACTGCAGCTAAAATGCTGTCTGGTGCTTTTGATTTGCAGTGCAATTGCCAGCATTACTTCATGCGGTTGGGAATTTTAAACAGGAATAATTTAGGCTTACTGTGGGCAAATCCCAGTATAAATACATTCAATGTAAAAAATTGcaccttttctttccactttctttTAACTCAGTGTGGTTCAGAGCCACACCTCATCATGAACAGATCTTTACctttcagtgtttcagagaTGGGGGATAAATGGGATCCTAGTTCTAGGACTTAGCTCCGACAGGCAGAGTCTCAAGAGACTTGACTCTTTTAAGGACAAACAAGTACAGGAGCAGTTCAACCCCAAAGTGAGGAAAACAAGTATATGTATTAGGAGACTGGTTTGGCTAAGTAGGGAACTCATGACTCGGCTCATACACAAGGTCACATACAGTAGGTGAAAGCAAGGGCCAACTACAGAGAAGGAACACACAAACATTGTCCAGGCACATTGGGACAGCGCtaggaaagccaaagctcaACTAGAGTTGAAATCAGCAGCAGACATCAAGAGCAACAAGAGTTAAACTGCGACATCAGTAATGAAAGACAACAACAAGGAGAATGTTGGTCTTCTGCTAAGCAGGGCAGCTGGTCTAGTGATAGACATAAGGCTGAAGGTCTCAGTGcctcctttgcctcagtcttgaCCAGAAAGGTCTCCCGGGCCTCTGATCTTAGAGACAAGGTTCAGGAAAGAGAGGGACTACCAGTAGTGGAAGAAGATacaggctgagaaagctggctCACATCATGGTAAAGCTTTTCTCTACCATCTCTGAAAGATTGTGGAGCTCTGGGGAGGACCCAGGTGACTGCAATCATCTTCAAAACAGGCAAGAAAGATCATCTAGGGAATTACAGACCAGTCAGATTCACTTTGGTCCCCAGGAAAAATAACAGAGCTAATCCTCTTGGAACATGTTTCTGGGCACACAATGAGAATAATAATGAGCATGGTTTtaccaaaggggaaaaaaaaaaaaaaagaaaaattcaaaaaaacccaccaaccttactttcttctgtgattaaataattattacacctgtagatgaggggagagcagtaaCTGTTGCCCATCTTGCCTTTAGCAAGTCTGTTGACATGTTCCCACAGCATCCTTGTATCCAAGGTTAGAACGTTACAGTGGGTGGAGTACTAGATGAGTCAAGAACTGTCTGGCTCATCATCTCAAAGGGAAGTCACTACTGGTTTGAGCTCGTTACAAGCAGAATTCTTCAAGAACTGCGATGTCCCCTGTTAAACACCTTTATTAGCATATgtggaggaggagctggaatTCACCCCAACAAGTTGACGGACAAAATCAAGCCAGAGTGGCAGTCGATACACTCAAAGGCAGGACTGCAACTCAGAGGGACCTAGGCTAAAGGAATGGGCcaagaggaacctcatgaaattcaacaaggacCAAGTATTGTACCTGTGAATGATTAACTCCTTGCAATAGTACAGGCTAGGGGGCAACTCCGCTGACGGTCACCTAGCACTCCCGGTGGGAAGGAGACTTAACAGAGCACCCTGGCAGCGACAAAAGCTAATAGCAACAGCTTAGGCAGTAGCTACACCAAGAAAAACCTTACTGCCCCTTACTGGCACTCATGAGACTGCGCTAAGAATAGTGTGTTCAGCACAAAGGAGATGCTGATAAACTCGAATGAGTCCAACGGAGGACCACCCCAATGGCCAGGGGTTGTAGCCCATACCCTGGGAGGACAGTCTGAGAGAAGCTTCTTTAACTTTGAGAAGAGAAAACTTAGAAGAGAACTTAAGAGACTTTTTGTTCTTGAAAGTTTCAGATAATGCCCTGAGCAATCTGGCCTGAACATAGCACTGACCTTGCTTTGACCAGAAGGCTGGACCAGATGGCCTcctgaggtcctttccaacagAAATGATTCTACAACTCTATGCCTTAACAACAACATCATGTTCTATGCAATAATTATAGATCACTCGACCTATTCCGTTAAAAACCACTTACATCCAATACTGTATATACAGGAAATGAAagatatgctttatttttaatttttaaaacattcatattggttaatattaaattaaacaGATCTGGTTCTTAGTTTCCTAACTTCAAGCATTTGCTTGGGTTACAAATTCTAgaagtttggtttgttttccaatttaaaaatcaaatgcatacACTTTTCAATTAACACGTCaccattttcttccccttgtgCTGAGATAAATAATTTTGCCTCAGTAAAAAATTCGTTTCTTTAGAAAAGCTACTAGCTAAAATGAAATACGGAATAGATTTATGTTCACTGAAACAAATTACAATGCAGACTATTACCATCACAATGGGAGAGGCTGACAGTAACGTAACAGAGATTTAAAATAGTGTATTGTTTTCATGGTCGCCAAGGTTGCATAGATCTAATCTTCCTTTTAAGAATCATCTTCAAGCAGACTTACATTTGCAGAGGAAGTATGTAAGTGAACAGTAAGACTTACTTTTATGCTTTGGATAAATAACATCAAATCCAGGCAATGGCATCACTACATCATGGATAGTGTAGTTTTCAACATCTCCTTCTTCAATATGAACAGCTGTGGCTACAAtcaggacagaaaaatgaaCAGTTACCAGTACGGATGCCTGTGACAGTTAACGTTagctaaatttaaaatgaatcaTTTGATTGAAGCAAGCCTACTTTGAGAGGGATAACTACTGTGTTTTATCTCCACTTAATAGACAACATATCCAAGAAAAGAAGTAACAGTCTTCAAGACTGCCAGTTACCAGAATAATCACAGCCTGATTTCCAGTGACTTTGAAAGCTGAATGAAGTAAGGTTTGCTAGGTCAAGGGTCCCCTTACCAGGCATCAGGCGTACGTGAAGGAGAAATACTGTGGATATTCTCACcccagggaactgctggagcaAATCCAGATGAGGACAGTTTTAACAGTGCTTCACAAGATActaatgcaaataaaaacttCTGGGATTAAAACACTCATAACATCCTTTGACAGTTCTCCATAGCTCAATTAAGTTGGAGTTCATCCTTGAGAACAATTAGTCCTTCGTAGTCTATTTTCCCTACCCAGctacttggaaaaaaagcaaaccaacagCTCATGGAAGTGTAATACCTAACTTCAGATTCCTTGCAAAATTTGACTAAAACTGGCCAATGGATTCAGAAATCACTAGACCAAAATGCttgaggagaagaaaatatgtaAGCAATATCACATAAACAGATATGTGCCTTGTTTTCCCAGCAATTTGAACTACACAGCACCACTGGCTCTTTGCTTGGCTGATTTTACCTCCTTTAAGTGTGAGATCTCCTGGTACAGCTCTAAGCCCATACTCCTCTATTCTCTTGCTCACCATATTATTCCACACATAACTCTGGTAGCTATGAATATACATTAAACGATTATTTCTTGGTATctacaggaaaagagaaaaaaaaaaagaaacattagaaagatgtatttttaggtgtttttttttttaatccatcatAACAAAAGGCATATATTTGAAACATTACTTCTTCAGCAACAAGACTAATACAATTTCTTGGTacacagatttaatttttattcattatttgGCAAAAGGGTAAGTGAAGAAGTAATTCTTTTACACTTTTGAAAtccacacaaaaaaccccctgggcttaaatctgaaaaaaaaaaaaaaaaaaaaaaaaaaaagctttcatttattttatgcaaCAGCTCATCAAACACTTGGGGCTATGATCAAACACTGAATTCATACTAAACCTCCTGAAATCTTAGGCAAACTTTGCAGATGTGAAAGCACAGTGTTATTCTAATTATCTTCTTTGTAAACAAGACATTATTCCTTGGCTCCTACAATGGGCCCAGTAGTTTGCTGGTGATGAGGTATTTTCTCCAAAGACTTGATCTTGATTACAGTATTTGAAAATGACAGTGAATCCACCACCTCTATGCCAAGCTGATTAATTAGTGCACTATCAGTTTGATTTATATTtctaaagcaacagaaaaatcctgAAACTGAGCTTCTGCACAATTCGCAGCTCTGTATTATACATGATTACTAAGTATAACTGTGTTGCTTCCAATGTACCAGAGAGATTGTTGTATAAATTGCAAAGCTCATTATGCATATATTAGTTAAAGATGTTGTCGGTCACCATGCAGCAGTACTTCAAGCAAAAAAGCAGGATAAAGATTTAACCTTCCACTCACCAAGCATCTATAGGTCCCTTTCAAATTCATCATATCATCAAAAGAATGTTTATTTAAGTAAATACCCCACAGCACTTTTACACTCACTATGCCAAATGCAGAGATTATGTTCTTCATTCCATACTTTAAGAGTCCACGCAGAAGCTGTCCTTCCACGCACCTTTTTACGGGTAGTTTCTtgagggctgctgctggatcTTTAGTCTTTGCCCATTCCTCTCTGCATTTTACTAAGTATCCCTTTTCAGCTAGAATGAGgatgtaaaacagaaatattttaactacGCACCAAAAAAGCATCCATCTCACCTTCTgttaaagcagctgaaaaatgtaaaagcttCAGTCATGGTAATTATACCGATAAACATGATCACAGAGTAGTTGGGGCTGGAAGGCCTGACGCGGAGACTGAGCAGACGGTAAGTATTCAGGTTCCTTTTCACCCCCACTGCAAGAAACCGCACagcaaggaaagagaagcagaaaggcagaCAGTCTGAAGACAGCTCTCCATTGCTTAACTGGCTCTAGCGTgttgtcctgctttcagctgcaatAGAGTCAATTCttttcctagtagctggtgcagtgctgttttgggtttggtgtgagcATAGCGTTGGTAAGATTCTGACGTTTTTAGTTGTTGGtaagtaatgtttatattaagtcGAGGACATTTTTAAGGCAAGGTGTTCCAGAAAGAAGGCTGGGGgagcacaagaaactgggaggggacacagccaggacaggtgacccaaactagccaaagggatattccataccatagaatgccatgctgagtatataaagctgggggaagaaggaggaagggggagctgtttggagtgatggtgtttgtcttcccaaggaACTGTTAGGTGTGACGGAGCCCTGCGtgcctggaggtggctgaacacctgcctgcccatgggaagagGTGAacaaattccttattttgctctgcttgcctgtgtggcttttgctttacctattaaactgtctttatctcagcccacgagttttctcacttcagctcttccgattctctcccccattaCACCaggaggggagtgagtgagcggctgtgtgggacttagctgctggctggggttaaaccacaacacgTGTACAAAGCTGTTCTCACAAACatactttcaaattaaaagaatCAAAATCTGAAAGTGTTGTTCCTGAACAGACAATTCTTGGAGGAGGACAAGCAGAAACACTTTGCATATCATTTTTCAGTCCTTACCTCCTGGTCGTGGTTTTAATATCAAATCCATTACTTCGTTCCAATTGTTCTGTAGAATAGCTCTAAGATTCAAACAGGAAAGTGTATTAATAACAgactaaatatattttaaggagATTTAGccaacttattaaaaaaaattagtgtttTGATTTATGCAAGATTAAAAGTAGTGGTATTATGCAAGATATCGGCTGAAGCAAGTTCAGAAACAAGTTACTTCTTGaatctaaaattaaaactgGCACATGCAATATGCTAGAAAAAGTTCCCAAAAATACATTAGAAGTATAcagggataaaaataaaattaaaaaaaaaagggatgaaGACAACACATACTTGCCAATTTGATATGTGGGAACAGCTGTGGTTCCAAATCTTTGCATTCCATAGTAATTAATGAATCCAATTTCCCTGAGAGAATGCATTGCTTGCTCTATCTGGTCATCAGTTCCTGTTATGTTtctagcatttaaaaaacaagcaaacaaaaaagttatAGACAGGTTACTAAGGGTTTAAACTATTTGGTGATCCCCCTAATATTAAAGCTCAACATCAACATTACATAGCACATATCAAATTCAACAGATTCCTGCCAATTGAAGgactttccttcttttttgtaACACAAGATGCACTGGTATCTCTTacccatttaaagaaaaaaaagaaaaagaaaataaaatttctaacAGAACTGTCTAAATACATACTAACATATTACCTGAGAACAACAGTGAAATGGTTCCCTTGCAGTTCTCCTAATTTCAGTGGATGGTTCTTGTAACTGAAATTTCCTAATTTGAAGTTCATCAAACATTTATTCAAATGAGCAAGTCTTTGTGCAGTGattctaaaaagaaacagacCACAGTGACCAACCTATGCTTAGAAAAGTAGATTATTAAATAACTATAGAAATGCTGGTATTTCAAACCAAAAAGCAGTGAGTCTAGTTTCCCCAATTTTCTATTGTTGccttttcaaagtattttaatgaaaaatctaaaataaaagaacCGGTAACTATTATGGCTATGCATATAAGAGAAAATGTATACCATGACAAAGACTGTTAGTACTGTCTTTTCACATCTCTGTTACAGTATGCACTCAAAAAGAAGTATGTTGCAATATTGACGTATACTGTAGCCCCTAAGCTGAACTCTGCTTTACTGGAGTAACTACACCATGAATACACGCCAGTTAGCACAGCCAGAAACACAGAGTTAAGTAATCAGCCACTGTGTAAGCTTAGTGCAGATGAAGGAATAGGAAATCCTATCTGTCATTTTTGTTGCTAGTACTTTTGGAAGCATACTCTGTTTTTTGCATCACCAAGCTGCTCTTTGACACTTCCACTAAAACTTGTACCAGGATAGACAAGTTTATCAACTAGCATGGGCAGCGTGCTCGGCTCAGAGCGGGCTGATAAATGGTGATCTCTCCTCTCCTGTGCCATCCTTCTCCAACGCTGCACAGGAGAGTTGGGTACTGTGGCACTACAGAACAGACACCACAAATCAGTATGCTCCCCGCCCCCCATAATCAATGCTTACAATACACTGAAGCTCATGGACACAACATGAAATGCGATCATGTTAAAAGTAAACGGAACAGCACCTGAGATGGCTACACCACACCACAAGTTTAACTAACGGACATCACTTTGCAAACTTGCCTTGCAGCAACAAGAATCTGGGGCTTCTCACAATACACAAATTACTAATTCCTTTTATATGTGCAAACATATGCACATGCAAACgactgggaggaaaaataagaacaatttagtgAATGCCCTCCATTTAACAAGAATTTGATCAAATTTCTGGCTCTCAAACCTTGGAATTCCTCACTTGAGCAATGCGGTTTTAAAAGGGCTGTAAATAGTAGTCAAGGTAGAATATTCCAGCAAGCTAACAGAAATCACAATGTATGACTGCAAGGCATCCATCATTCTCACTTATGGATGTAACACTAATTTCAAGTGACCAGAAACCATACAATTATCTTGGAATATGACTAAATAGATGTTATTTTCTCTTAATAGGGGACTTATGGGAGTAGGTTAAGGCAGGAAAAATTCCTCTTAATTTTGCCCCTTCTGGCTGCTCACAGATAAGCAAAGGCAGCAGTTATCCTTCTCTGGAGCTGTTCAGAGAGttcagtgagaaagaaaataggattccagctggaggaagggggaaaCAAAAGTCAGGAAGGAAATGGGACATAGTTTTCACCGCGtcattctgtttttctgctgttgcacGGGAGCCACGCAGACAATTTGGCCCGCTGCTTCAGCCAAATACATGTATCTAGGCTGTGACTCGGAGCACCACTGACTGAAAATACTAGCAGTCGCCATGGAATAAAAAAGGATTATAGCACCTTCATTAATACAGGTGCTTTACAAGACCAGGACCTGCATCAGCCATCTGTGTCACATGCATACCGAGTCTTCGAGGTATTTACTGAAATATTCAAGCTACCATGGTAGAAGTGCAAATACTCCAGTATACTTTCACTTACCTGAGAACAGCGATCTCTTGAACTGTTATAGCCCTTTTATCCTTAGTTCCCATATAGGAAAATATGTTTGGCTTCACTCTTAAAAGCAACAGGAACAGATATTACGTATATTAAAATAGCCACAGATCAAACATAATTTCAGCATAATTACCTAGAATTATTAATCTTCTATATTAAACCCAGAAAACACGCATATATTCCCCAGAACCAGGCTACAATGTGACATATGTTGACATTTTCTAATCTCAACTATAAGTACATAAAACACAGGGAAATTTCTCTGGTTTAATTATATGTAGACAGATTCACTTTTACCATAACTGTGCTTTCATAACATAAGCTCTGAAGTACTTCTTTCTGTATATCCATTCAATGCACAAATGCACAGCCACCACTAATGTCACTAGAAATTCAGGTCCATTTCTTCCTTAAACTTCAAATAACATGTCTGTTTGAAATCCATGCATTCACATTATGTGAGAATATGAGACgttaatttaaaatttgatccatttctttccttgagAGGAAAACCACCTTTCCTTTCCACTCTGTACTTTGCAGCCTGTGTTGCACAGGGAGTATTTCCAGTTATTCCAGCTATGGGCACCAGGGGGTTGCAGGATTGCCATTACATACGTTTTTCCACCAAACTATGCTCCTACCATTCTGTTCTCAAATACAAATACTAGTAGTATACTGGTTAAAGTCTAGAttacaaacatttatttatggACAGGAAgagtgaaggaaaaaggagggaaaaagcagGGAAGTTTCCCTACAAGTAGATCACTGATCTGACCCAATTTTAAAATAGCCCTTCCTCTACAATTCTGTGTGTTAACATCATGCCTTTGGCAAATCATTTTGTTGCTGCACTTGATGGGGTGAAAGGAACTAAGACTGTGTTGCCATGGAGAAATTAATACATGGAACAACAGTTTGTGAACTGTAACTGCGTAGGAACTGATCAACATATTATCGCAACAATATCTGACAGGTTCGTAACATACTTGCATATATTCACACACTGGGAAAAAGCCGGCTTTTACTTCAAGTTACACACATTGAGGCTTTGGAGCTGCCAAGCCTTTCTCAGATCAATTGTGGACCTTCTTCCTTTGAAGTAGCAAAGTACTTTTACATTTCCTGGGATCATTTTGTTCCGTTCTAACCTCCTTCCAAAACTTGCGAGTTTCAAATTTGATATTctagaataactttttttttaaaacactagcTACAAATTAGGCAATAGTAATCATTTGTGTTGGTCATACATAATTCTGAAGCATAACATTCACAGTAACACAAAATATACAGGGGGAGGACTGCATGCTAGCCAGCCTTACCGTAAAAATTTGGATAGGACGTTAATAGCATCCATAGTATCCTTGTTCTCCTTGTACAGTACAAAGTGGCAGTAGCTTCCCCTAGATTTTGGCCAAGAGTGTTTTCTTggatctttaaaaacaaaaggttaAAATTTGTAAagtgtcatttttaaaaaattaattaatatctTTGCCATTGCAGCTACACTTAAAACAAATATGTAAGAGTAAATTTCTGCTAATTcccatctgttttaaaaaaaaaaataaatggacaaAGTG
Encoded proteins:
- the PUS7 gene encoding pseudouridylate synthase 7 homolog isoform X2, which gives rise to METVEMSSVSLKRPRSEDDVANADEIKRQKIVEKSKTGNDSGQSIETVTEQPDKSLLEDTKNEIPPNEESEEQEDEELEDSDEDGDPESFADMMKHGLTESDVGITKFVSCHKGFSGILKERYSDFVVHEIGKDGRVSHLDDFSVPVDDEDPSEETFTVLSDEDKQRLEELQLLKNKETSVAIEVIEDTKEKRTVIHQAVKSLFPGLETKTEDRDGKKYIIAYHAAGKKALANPRKHSWPKSRGSYCHFVLYKENKDTMDAINVLSKFLRVKPNIFSYMGTKDKRAITVQEIAVLRITAQRLAHLNKCLMNFKLGNFSYKNHPLKLGELQGNHFTVVLRNITGTDDQIEQAMHSLREIGFINYYGMQRFGTTAVPTYQIGKAILQNNWNEVMDLILKPRPGAEKGYLVKCREEWAKTKDPAAALKKLPVKRCVEGQLLRGLLKYGMKNIISAFGIIPRNNRLMYIHSYQSYVWNNMVSKRIEEYGLRAVPGDLTLKGATAVHIEEGDVENYTIHDVVMPLPGFDVIYPKHKIGEAYKEMLLADNLDINNMRHKIRDYSLSGAYRKIIIRPQNVNWDIVAYDDPRIPLFTTDLDKLEGKQLPVLPTDGKFRALKMEFSLPPSTYATMAIREVLKMDTSIKNQTQLNTTWLR
- the PUS7 gene encoding pseudouridylate synthase 7 homolog isoform X1, with translation METVEMSSVSLKRPRSEDDVANADEIKRQKIVEKSKTGNDSGQSIETVTEQPDKSLLEDTKNEIPPNEESEEQEDEELEDSDEDGDPESFADMMKHGLTESDVGITKFVSCHKGFSGILKERYSDFVVHEIGKDGRVSHLDDFSVPVDDEVNVEDPSEETFTVLSDEDKQRLEELQLLKNKETSVAIEVIEDTKEKRTVIHQAVKSLFPGLETKTEDRDGKKYIIAYHAAGKKALANPRKHSWPKSRGSYCHFVLYKENKDTMDAINVLSKFLRVKPNIFSYMGTKDKRAITVQEIAVLRITAQRLAHLNKCLMNFKLGNFSYKNHPLKLGELQGNHFTVVLRNITGTDDQIEQAMHSLREIGFINYYGMQRFGTTAVPTYQIGKAILQNNWNEVMDLILKPRPGAEKGYLVKCREEWAKTKDPAAALKKLPVKRCVEGQLLRGLLKYGMKNIISAFGIIPRNNRLMYIHSYQSYVWNNMVSKRIEEYGLRAVPGDLTLKGATAVHIEEGDVENYTIHDVVMPLPGFDVIYPKHKIGEAYKEMLLADNLDINNMRHKIRDYSLSGAYRKIIIRPQNVNWDIVAYDDPRIPLFTTDLDKLEGKQLPVLPTDGKFRALKMEFSLPPSTYATMAIREVLKMDTSIKNQTQLNTTWLR